A section of the Mastomys coucha isolate ucsf_1 unplaced genomic scaffold, UCSF_Mcou_1 pScaffold15, whole genome shotgun sequence genome encodes:
- the Tshz2 gene encoding teashirt homolog 2 isoform X1: protein MPRRKQQAPKRAAGYAQEEVLKEEEELKEEEEEEEDSGSVAQHQGSNDTGTDEELETGPEQKGYFSCQNSPGSHLSNQDAENESLLSDASDQVSDIKSVCGRDASDKRGNTHPKLPSEPHNCMDKMTAVYANILSDSYWSGLGLGFKLSNSERRNCDTRNSSSKNDFDWHQDALSKSLQQNLPSRSVSKPSLFSSVQLYRQSSKVCGSVFTGASRFRCRQCSAAYDTLVELTVHMNETGHYQDDNRKKDKLRPTSYSKPRKRAFQDMDKEDAQKVLKCMFCGDSFDSLQDLSVHMIKTKHYQKVPLKEPVPTISSKMVTPAKKRVFDVNRPCSPDSTTGSLADSFSSQKSANLQLPSNSRYGYQNGASYTWQFEACKSQILKCMECGSSHDTLQQLTTHMMVTGHFLKVTSSASKKGKQLVLDPLAVEKMQTLSETPTSESLAPKPSSNSPSECTASTTELKKESKKEKGEVGEEEQGVKSEEYEDTLQKPLDPTIKYQYLREEDLEDGSKGGGDILKSLENTVTTAINKAQNGAPSWSAYPSIHAAYQLSEGTKPPMAMGSQILQIRPNLANKLRPIAPKWKGMPLGPVPTSLALYTRVKKETEDKDEVVKPCGKESPREEATSFSQPEGESFSKIEPPSESRKAEPCPLKEEEKLPKEKPEPLEPVSSLTNGCAPANHTPALPSINPLSALQSVLNNHLGKATESLRSPSCSSPNSSTIPMFHKSSLNVVDKPVISPTSTRPAASVSRHYLFENTDQPIDLTKSKSKRTESSQAQSCTSPPQKHALCDIADMVKVLPKATTPKPAASSRVPPMKLEIDVRRFEDVSSEVSTLHKRKGRQSNWNPQHLLILQAQFASSLFQTSEGKYLLSDLGPQERMQISKFTGLSMTTISHWLANVKYQLRKTGGTKFLKNMDKGHPIFYCSDCASQFRTPSTYISHLESHLGFQMKDMTRMAADQQNKVEQEISRVSSAQRSPETIAGEEDTDSKFKCKLCSRTFVSKHAVKLHLSKTHSKSPEHHSQFVTDVDEE from the coding sequence GGTATGCCCAGGAGGAGGtcctgaaggaagaggaggaattaaaggaagaagaggaggaggaggaagacagtggCTCCGTGGCTCAACACCAGGGCAGCAATGACACCGGGACAGATGAGGAACTAGAAACAGGCCCAGAGCAGAAAGGCTACTTCAGCTGCCAGAACTCACCAGGGAGCCACCTGTCCAATCAGGACGCAGAAAACGAGTCTCTCCTGAGCGATGCCAGCGATCAGGTGTCAGACATCAAAAGTGTCTGTGGGCGAGATGCCTCGGACAAGAGAGGGAACACTCACCCCAAGCTTCCAAGTGAACCCCATAACTGCATGGATAAAATGACAGCTGTCTATGCCAATATCCTGTCAGATTCCTACTGGTCGGGCCTGGGCCTCGGCTTCAAGTTATCCAACAGCGAGAGGCGGAATTGTGACACCcgcaacagcagcagcaagaacgATTTTGATTGGCACCAGGATGCCCTGTCTAAAAGCCTACAGCAGAACTTGCCTTCCCGCTCTGTCTCTAAGCCCAGCCTGTTCAGCTCTGTGCAGCTGTACCGGCAGAGCAGTAAGGTGTGCGGTTCGGTGTTCACCGGCGCCAGCAGGTTCCGCTGCAGGCAGTGCAGTGCAGCCTATGACACTCTCGTAGAGCTGACTGTGCACATGAACGAGACAGGCCACTACCAAGATGACAACCGCAAAAAAGATAAACTCAGACCCACGAGCTACTCAAAGCCCCGGAAAAGGGCCTTCCAAGACATGGACAAAGAGGATGCTCAAAAGGTTCTGAAATGTATGTTTTGTGGCGACTCCTTCGATTCCCTCCAAGATTTGAGTGTCCACATGATAAAGACAAAACATTACCAAAAAGTGCCTTTGAAGGAGCCGGTACCAACCATTTCCTCCAAGATGGTCACACCAGCCAAGAAGCGGGTTTTCGATGTCAACAGGCCTTGCTCCCCCGACTCCACCACGGGGTCACTTGCAGATTCGTTTTCTTCCCAGAAGAGCGCTAACCTGCAGCTGCCCTCCAACAGCCGCTACGGCTACCAAAACGGCGCCAGCTACACCTGGCAGTTCGAGGCCTGCAAGTCCCAGATCTTAAAGTGTATGGAGTGTGGCAGCTCCCACGATACTTTGCAACAACTCACCACCCACATGATGGTCACGGGCCACTTTCTCAAAGTCACTAGCTCTGCCTCCAAGAAAGGAAAGCAACTTGTGTTGGACCCCCTGGCTGTGGAGAAAATGCAGACGCTGTCTGAGACCCCAACCAGTGAGTCTCTGGCCCCTAAGCCATCGAGTAACTCCCCCTCCGAGTGCACagcctctaccactgagttaaagaaagagagcaagaaggagaagggggaggtcgGCGAAGAGGAGCAAGGTGTGAAAAGCGAGGAATATGAAGACACTCTACAGAAGCCACTCGACCCCACCATAAAATACCAGTATCTACGAGAGGAGGACTTGGAAGACGGCTCGAAGGGCGGTGGGGACATTTTAAAGTCACTGGAAAATACCGTAACCACAGCCATCAACAAGGCCCAAAATGGTGCTCCCAGCTGGAGCGCATACCCAAGTATCCACGCAGCCTACCAGCTGTCGGAGGGCACCAAGCCACCCATGGCAATGGGCTCTCAGATACTGCAAATCCGACCCAACCTTGCCAACAAGCTAAGGCCCATTGCACCCAAATGGAAAGGCATGCCACTCGGCCCCGTCCCCACAAGCCTGGCCCTGTACACTCGAGTCAAGAAGGAGACCGAAGACAAAGATGAAGTCGTGAAGCCGTGTGGGAAGGAAAGTCCCCGCGAAGAGGCAACATCTTTCAGCCAGCCCGAGGGTGAGTCGTTCTCCAAAATCGAACCACCTTCAGAATCCAGAAAGGCTGAGCCCTGTCccctgaaggaggaggagaagctgccGAAAGAGAAACCAGAGCCGTTAGAACCAGTGTCTTCTCTGACCAATGGCTGTGCGCCGGCTAACCACACCCCGGCTCTGCCTTCCATCAACCCGCTCAGTGCCCTACAGTCCGTCCTGAACAACCACCTGGGCAAAGCCACTGAGTCCTTGCGCTCCCCTTCCTGCTCCAGCCCCAACTCAAGCACAATCCCCATGTTCCATAAATCCAGTCTCAACGTGGTGGACAAGCCGGTCATAAGTCCCACCTCCACCAGGCCGGCGGCCAGCGTGTCCCGACACTACCTTTTTGAGAACACCGACCAGCCTATTGACCTGACCAAGTCCAAAAGCAAGAGAACCGAGTCCTCGCAAGCACAATCCTGCACGTCCCCACCTCAGAAGCATGCTCTGTGTGACATTGCCGATATGGTCAAGGTCCTCCCCAAAGCCACCACCCCAAAGCCAGCCGCTTCCTCTAGGGTCCCTCCTATGAAGCTGGAAATCGACGTCAGACGCTTCGAGGATGTTTCCAGCGAAGTCTCCACTTTGCACAAAAGGAAAGGCCGGCAGTCCAACTGGAATCCTCAACATCTCCTCATCCTGCAAGCTCAGTTTGCCTCGAGCCTCTTCCAGACCTCAGAGGGCAAATACTTGCTTTCTGACCTGGGCCCGCAAGAACGGATGCAAATCTCAAAGTTCACGGGACTCTCCATGACCACAATCAGCCACTGGCTGGCTAACGTCAAGTACCAGCTTAGGAAAACAGGTGGCACCAAATTCCTGAAAAACATGGACAAAGGTCACCCCATCTTTTACTGCAGTGACTGTGCGTCCCAGTTCAGAACCCCCTCTACCTACATCAGCCACTTAGAGTCTCACCTGGGCTTCCAAATGAAGGACATGACCCGGATGGCGGCTGACCAGCAAAACAAGGTGGAGCAGGAGATCTCCCGGGTGTCGTCGGCTCAGAGGTCACCGGAAACAATAGCTGGCGAAGAGGACACAGACTCTAAATTCAAGTGTAAGTTATGCAGTCGGACATTTGTGAGCAAACACGCAGTAAAACTCCACCTAAGCAAAACGCACAGCAAGTCACCCGAACACCATTCTCAGTTTGTAACAGACGTGGATGAAGAATAG
- the Tshz2 gene encoding teashirt homolog 2 isoform X2: MPRRKQQAPKRAAGYAQEEVLKEEEELKEEEEEEEDSGSVAQHQGSNDTGTDEELETGPEQKGYFSCQNSPGSHLSNQDAENESLLSDASDQVSDIKSVCGRDASDKRGNTHPKLPSEPHNCMDKMTAVYANILSDSYWSGLGLGFKLSNSERRNCDTRNSSSKNDFDWHQDALSKSLQQNLPSRSVSKPSLFSSVQLYRQSSKVCGSVFTGASRFRCRQCSAAYDTLVELTVHMNETGHYQDDNRKKDKLRPTSYSKPRKRAFQDMDKEDAQKVLKCMFCGDSFDSLQDLSVHMIKTKHYQKVPLKEPVPTISSKMVTPAKKRVFDVNRPCSPDSTTGSLADSFSSQKSANLQLPSNSRYGYQNGASYTWQFEACKSQILKCMECGSSHDTLQQLTTHMMVTGHFLKVTSSASKKGKQLVLDPLAVEKMQTLSETPTSESLAPKPSSNSPSECTASTTELKKESKKEKGEVGEEEQGVKSEEYEDTLQKPLDPTIKYQYLREEDLEDGSKGGGDILKSLENTVTTAINKAQNGAPSWSAYPSIHAAYQLSEGTKPPMAMGSQILQIRPNLANKLRPIAPKWKGMPLGPVPTSLALYTRVKKETEDKDEVVKPCGKESPREEATSFSQPEGESFSKIEPPSESRKAEPCPLKEEEKLPKEKPEPLEPVSSLTNGCAPANHTPALPSINPLSALQSVLNNHLGKATESLRSPSCSSPNSSTIPMFHKSSLNVVDKPVISPTSTRPAASVSRHYLFENTDQPIDLTKSKSKRTESSQAQSCTSPPQKHALCDIADMVKVLPKATTPKPAASSRVPPMKLEIDVRRFEDVSSEVSTLHKRKGRQSNWNPQHLLILQAQFASSLFQTSEGKYLLSDLGPQERMQISKFTGLSMTTISHWLANVKYQLRKTGGTKFLKNMDKGHPIFYCSDCASQFRTPSTYISHLESHLGFQMKDMTRMAADQQNKVEQEISRVSSAQRSPETIAGEEDTDSKFK, translated from the coding sequence GGTATGCCCAGGAGGAGGtcctgaaggaagaggaggaattaaaggaagaagaggaggaggaggaagacagtggCTCCGTGGCTCAACACCAGGGCAGCAATGACACCGGGACAGATGAGGAACTAGAAACAGGCCCAGAGCAGAAAGGCTACTTCAGCTGCCAGAACTCACCAGGGAGCCACCTGTCCAATCAGGACGCAGAAAACGAGTCTCTCCTGAGCGATGCCAGCGATCAGGTGTCAGACATCAAAAGTGTCTGTGGGCGAGATGCCTCGGACAAGAGAGGGAACACTCACCCCAAGCTTCCAAGTGAACCCCATAACTGCATGGATAAAATGACAGCTGTCTATGCCAATATCCTGTCAGATTCCTACTGGTCGGGCCTGGGCCTCGGCTTCAAGTTATCCAACAGCGAGAGGCGGAATTGTGACACCcgcaacagcagcagcaagaacgATTTTGATTGGCACCAGGATGCCCTGTCTAAAAGCCTACAGCAGAACTTGCCTTCCCGCTCTGTCTCTAAGCCCAGCCTGTTCAGCTCTGTGCAGCTGTACCGGCAGAGCAGTAAGGTGTGCGGTTCGGTGTTCACCGGCGCCAGCAGGTTCCGCTGCAGGCAGTGCAGTGCAGCCTATGACACTCTCGTAGAGCTGACTGTGCACATGAACGAGACAGGCCACTACCAAGATGACAACCGCAAAAAAGATAAACTCAGACCCACGAGCTACTCAAAGCCCCGGAAAAGGGCCTTCCAAGACATGGACAAAGAGGATGCTCAAAAGGTTCTGAAATGTATGTTTTGTGGCGACTCCTTCGATTCCCTCCAAGATTTGAGTGTCCACATGATAAAGACAAAACATTACCAAAAAGTGCCTTTGAAGGAGCCGGTACCAACCATTTCCTCCAAGATGGTCACACCAGCCAAGAAGCGGGTTTTCGATGTCAACAGGCCTTGCTCCCCCGACTCCACCACGGGGTCACTTGCAGATTCGTTTTCTTCCCAGAAGAGCGCTAACCTGCAGCTGCCCTCCAACAGCCGCTACGGCTACCAAAACGGCGCCAGCTACACCTGGCAGTTCGAGGCCTGCAAGTCCCAGATCTTAAAGTGTATGGAGTGTGGCAGCTCCCACGATACTTTGCAACAACTCACCACCCACATGATGGTCACGGGCCACTTTCTCAAAGTCACTAGCTCTGCCTCCAAGAAAGGAAAGCAACTTGTGTTGGACCCCCTGGCTGTGGAGAAAATGCAGACGCTGTCTGAGACCCCAACCAGTGAGTCTCTGGCCCCTAAGCCATCGAGTAACTCCCCCTCCGAGTGCACagcctctaccactgagttaaagaaagagagcaagaaggagaagggggaggtcgGCGAAGAGGAGCAAGGTGTGAAAAGCGAGGAATATGAAGACACTCTACAGAAGCCACTCGACCCCACCATAAAATACCAGTATCTACGAGAGGAGGACTTGGAAGACGGCTCGAAGGGCGGTGGGGACATTTTAAAGTCACTGGAAAATACCGTAACCACAGCCATCAACAAGGCCCAAAATGGTGCTCCCAGCTGGAGCGCATACCCAAGTATCCACGCAGCCTACCAGCTGTCGGAGGGCACCAAGCCACCCATGGCAATGGGCTCTCAGATACTGCAAATCCGACCCAACCTTGCCAACAAGCTAAGGCCCATTGCACCCAAATGGAAAGGCATGCCACTCGGCCCCGTCCCCACAAGCCTGGCCCTGTACACTCGAGTCAAGAAGGAGACCGAAGACAAAGATGAAGTCGTGAAGCCGTGTGGGAAGGAAAGTCCCCGCGAAGAGGCAACATCTTTCAGCCAGCCCGAGGGTGAGTCGTTCTCCAAAATCGAACCACCTTCAGAATCCAGAAAGGCTGAGCCCTGTCccctgaaggaggaggagaagctgccGAAAGAGAAACCAGAGCCGTTAGAACCAGTGTCTTCTCTGACCAATGGCTGTGCGCCGGCTAACCACACCCCGGCTCTGCCTTCCATCAACCCGCTCAGTGCCCTACAGTCCGTCCTGAACAACCACCTGGGCAAAGCCACTGAGTCCTTGCGCTCCCCTTCCTGCTCCAGCCCCAACTCAAGCACAATCCCCATGTTCCATAAATCCAGTCTCAACGTGGTGGACAAGCCGGTCATAAGTCCCACCTCCACCAGGCCGGCGGCCAGCGTGTCCCGACACTACCTTTTTGAGAACACCGACCAGCCTATTGACCTGACCAAGTCCAAAAGCAAGAGAACCGAGTCCTCGCAAGCACAATCCTGCACGTCCCCACCTCAGAAGCATGCTCTGTGTGACATTGCCGATATGGTCAAGGTCCTCCCCAAAGCCACCACCCCAAAGCCAGCCGCTTCCTCTAGGGTCCCTCCTATGAAGCTGGAAATCGACGTCAGACGCTTCGAGGATGTTTCCAGCGAAGTCTCCACTTTGCACAAAAGGAAAGGCCGGCAGTCCAACTGGAATCCTCAACATCTCCTCATCCTGCAAGCTCAGTTTGCCTCGAGCCTCTTCCAGACCTCAGAGGGCAAATACTTGCTTTCTGACCTGGGCCCGCAAGAACGGATGCAAATCTCAAAGTTCACGGGACTCTCCATGACCACAATCAGCCACTGGCTGGCTAACGTCAAGTACCAGCTTAGGAAAACAGGTGGCACCAAATTCCTGAAAAACATGGACAAAGGTCACCCCATCTTTTACTGCAGTGACTGTGCGTCCCAGTTCAGAACCCCCTCTACCTACATCAGCCACTTAGAGTCTCACCTGGGCTTCCAAATGAAGGACATGACCCGGATGGCGGCTGACCAGCAAAACAAGGTGGAGCAGGAGATCTCCCGGGTGTCGTCGGCTCAGAGGTCACCGGAAACAATAGCTGGCGAAGAGGACACAGACTCTAAATTCAAGT